The Pararge aegeria chromosome 8, ilParAegt1.1, whole genome shotgun sequence genome window below encodes:
- the LOC120626066 gene encoding THUMP domain-containing protein 1 homolog, translated as MGDNRKKKKFYFRKRRNKYFLEPGFRGFFCTCNFREKDCVKEMYNLLNEYAGKLYPEEEVSTARPASVEPDDQADSESDYETDIGDVLKQEVETMRKGSQGSLRHKRFQVVETGASNCIFIKTNLPSPEELTNAIIKDLSTTKVQKTRHVLRLLPIMATCKANLPDIMECAGKLLDKYFLKEPSTFAVIFNKRFNSSASRDLIIKELADLIVLKNRGNKADLKNPGLCFIVEIIKGICLLSVVDNYYLYKKYNLHEICKEDTPNASEETLAKRFKADVPPAEELSKVE; from the coding sequence ATGGGAGACAaccgaaaaaagaaaaagttttactttCGCAAGCGtagaaacaaatatttcttaGAACCCGGCTTCAGAGGTTTCTTCTGCACATGTAATTTCAGGGAGAAAGATTGCGTGAAGGAAATGTACAACTTGTTGAATGAGTACGCGGGGAAGCTGTATCCAGAGGAAGAAGTGAGTACCGCCAGACCGGCGTCTGTCGAGCCCGATGACCAGGCTGACAGTGAATCTGACTATGAGACTGATATAGGCGACGTGCTTAAGCAAGAGGTGGAAACCATGCGGAAGGGATCACAAGGTTCACTTAGGCACAAGCGCTTCCAAGTGGTGGAGACAGGAGCTTCTAACTGTATCTTTATAAAAACCAATCTGCCCAGCCCAGAAGAATTGACCAATGCTATTATAAAAGATCTTTCTACTACGAAAGTGCAAAAGACGCGACATGTTCTACGCCTACTTCCCATTATGGCCACATGCAAAGCGAACCTACCAGATATAATGGAATGTGCTGGCAAACTTTTGGATAAATACTTCTTAAAAGAGCCATCAACTTTTGCAGTGATTTTCAACAAAAGATTCAATAGCAGCGCATCCCGAGATTTAATCATAAAGGAGCTTGCTGACTTGATTGTGCTTAAGAATCGTGGGAACAAAGCAGATTTGAAAAATCCAGGGCTTTGTTTTATAGTTGAGATAATAAAAGGCATTTGTCTTCTCAGTGTTGTAGACAATTATTACTTGTATAAGAAGTATAATCTTCATGAAATATGTAAAGAGGATACACCAAATGCTTCAGAAGAGACTCTAGCCAAAAGATTCAAAGCGGATGTACCTCCAGCTGAAGAACTTAGTAAAGTCGAATGA
- the LOC120625771 gene encoding pancreatic lipase-related protein 2, with protein sequence MLNNTSATLMLQTIMVLMDQQNSTTHFPSFEDAEMERCYPPYGCFSKAYPWTEHRPDNYFPVSPETLGVRYAVFTRRNRKIPVLLQSKDVEKIRNANLDPRGPFYFISHGFLEGGHKLWIQNIAEALLNQAGNDAATVTVVDWRRGSQPPYGQAVANIRLVGVMTAHLIRNIYEVLQLSNLDNFHYIGHSLGAHLGGYCGHALQKNFNLKLGRITGLDPAAPYFSNTVTLVRLDRSDAQFVDIIHSNAMPLYFSGFGISEPIGHVDFYPNGGSTQPGCKNGGQGYQGVDNDMYKKVVQFVSCNHERSYEFFTESIAPTCPFMAIQCKSYEAFLEGNCTTCDSKHLCIPMGLHSHNVYRRLQLGDMVDSNSNIALYAMTGSLKPFCRVHYELTLKVSNSTESIRHGPDVGRISITIVDRNNNKSDQKLMNEEQKYYRPGDVETKLLAFKDTGHPPISVIVEWKYEANLLNPMTWRLLQSSSVYIEYLKISSLEYNTDITVCPKYKKPVVTKLKTIMKTKYCT encoded by the exons ATGTTGAACAATACGAGTGCAACGTTAATGCTGCAAACGATTATGGTGTTGATGGATCAACAAAATTCCACCACCCATTTTCCCAGTTTTG agGATGCGGAGATGGAGCGATGCTACCCACCGTACGGATGTTTCTCGAAAGCCTATCCATGGACCGAGCATCGGCCTGACAACTATTTTCCCGTCTCTCCGGAAACTTTGGGCGTTCG atacgcaGTGTTTACCAGAAGAAACAGAAAGATACCAGTGTTGCTGCAGTCTAAGGATGTAGAAAAAATTCGGAATGCCAATCTTGATCCTAGGGGGCCTTTTTACTTCATCTCACACGGATTCTTAGAAGGCGGACACAAACTTTGG ATCCAAAACATTGCGGAAGCGCTTTTGAACCAAGCAGGGAATGATGCAGCTACAGTTACAGTGGTGGATTGGCGTCGTGGATCCCAGCCGCCGTATGGCCAAGCGGTTGCCAATATAAGGCTTGTTGGTGTTATGACTGCACACcttatacgtaatatatac gAAGTGTTACAATTGTCAAACTTGGATAATTTTCATTACATCGGGCATTCCTTAGGAGCACATTTAGGAGGATATTGTGGTCATGCTTTGCAAAAg aatttCAACCTCAAATTAGGACGTATAACCGGGCTGGACCCCGCGGCTCCGTACTTCAGTAACACCGTGACTTTAGTGCGGTTGGACAGATCCGACGCCCAGTTCGTGGACATCATTCACAGCAATGCTATGCCGTTATATTTCTcag GGTTTGGTATCTCTGAACCGATCGGTCACGTAGACTTCTACCCGAATGGCGGTTCAACTCAACCGGGGTGCAAAAACGGCGGTCAAGGCTACCAGGGAGTGGACAACGATATGTACAAGAAGGTGGTGCAGTTTGTGAGCTGCAACCATGAGAGGAGCTATGAGTTCTTCACCGAGAGCATCGCTCCTACGTGCCCATTTATGGCGATTCAGTGCAAATCTTATGAG gCATTCTTAGAAGGCAATTGCACTACCTGCGATAGCAAACATCTCTGCATACCAATGGGTTTGCACTCACATAACGTGTATCGGCGTTTGCAGTTGGGAGACATGGTCGATTCTAACTCTAACATAGCACTTTACGCGATGACTGGCAGCTTGAAGCCATTTTGTA GAGTACATTACGAATTGACCTTGAAAGTGTCCAACTCAACGGAGAGCATACGCCACGGACCGGATGTGGGGAGGATATCGATCACTATCGTCGATAGGAATAACAACAAAAGTGATCAGAAGCTGATGAATGAAGAACA AAAATACTATAGACCAGGCGATGTTGAGACTAAGCTGTTAGCCTTCAAGGACACTGGTCACCCTCCCATTTCAGTGATTGTGGAGTGGAAATATGAAGCAAATCTCCTCAACCCGATGACCTGGCGATTACTGCAATCCTCCAGTGTTTATATCGAATATCTGAAGATATCGTCGCTTGAATATAACACAGA tatAACTGTTTGCCCGAAATATAAAAAACCAGTCGTCACAAAACTGAAAACTATAATGAAAACTAAGTACTGTACATAA